ttttagtataattttatagttttagtataattttataatttcagtataattttagtataattttatatttcaggGACCAGCAAACGttccaaagctagtgaggacgagagctggaTTGTTAGTAGACCGGTGAATGGTGgccccgttgatggttccgtgattcctagttttctaggacatgttgcctcacggatgctgAGAGGAGAGCTTcagtcgtttctgacatgctacaacagatcaacAACATGTCAGAATTTGTGGGTGTGGTTTTCTAgtgcgtcacccgaggtaagaataatttagtttgtcaatatttattgtaatttgtatttttaactataaacctcaaaaacattcagtaattgtatatgtgtcattttacagctgaaggATATGATCGAGAAGATTGGGTTGTCTCACCTTCCATCTATCATGTTAAGGAACCTTGACACTCCGCTGTTGACttcgttcgtggagcggtggcagcccgatacgaactccttccacatgtcgttcggggagatgactatccaacTGCATGATGTATGGCAGATTCTTCGTGTCCGAGTTTCCCACTACTGAGCGGCtacatgccatgtgcatgatgatgttcggGGTGGATCGGGAGCAGCTTCTGTCGCCGACCCGACATTACTggagtggtggaggtgtatttgttgatGCTGTACACAAGCTTGTCAtcgagggtagggatgacgttactcgggccacagcgtggatgtggcttatgctcggatccactttgtttgttgacaagagtggagataggattaggccggcccatcttgctgaggtttacGGCGGTGTCAGAGGGGCAGTTGGACTttcatgggggtctgctacacttgccacgttgtatcggcagctggggatagcgagcagaggagactgttctggtatatgcggatgtttgaccctactacaaacgtggatatacgagtattttttAGTGTTCAGGTCATATAGACTAGCTCACAGGATCCCAACTGACCGTGTCCGTGCATGCAGATGGGAGGTCAGGGTACCAGAcaagacgaccgcccgactagataccatacgtgggcagctggaccgtatgacggcagcagaggtattttataaaattttagtattaatttaagtattatttatagtatattattatttattattgagtattatttttttgcAGGTGACATGGTTGTcttatggtcctgtccccgatgatgatcagcttcgagtgtcctacgccggttggatacggtgtagagacattgtcgagccgtatatgccggATCGAGTGttgcgacaggtcggatatactcagcatatcccagctgagcgtattagacctgataaagcagtacgaccatggaggtctttatcgtacaggctcacgcattcctctgtcacagttgaggatacctggcggagatttccatcggctcaggcattgatcggaggagatgtcGGCCAGTTGGGTACGATCCCACTACCTATGATGTTGCTTACATGGACTGGTATATACGATATTtgcatcctcatctccttcatgcaccacaggatGGACCGGTCCAATATGCTtgcgccaacagcgaatttgtaagtttattattatttaatattattatttagtattagtttatatgtgtttattttttaatattttttttgtagtgggttagctggttgtggcgtgtcacccaactagcggctacccaccgatctgacgagaaTGCTCCACTCATtaggagggagatggatgagtttatggacgtGTGGCGTCGGGCGAACTAAATGTCGTAATTATATGTACTCTTTtattacattttaacacttgatattatatgtactcttttatgtttattaatttttattttaatgtttatgttgttaaattttatttgttaaagggtaatccgagttaaaatacccataatttttatttctaaacggTGAATTCGAGTTAACAACATTTGAGATGGGGGAAAAATACCTCTCCCGGcacgcgggcgtgaggtaatcacgcctcaccacaaggtgaggtGTGATTACCTCATGCCTCACCGTAggtgcggacgtgatagcctcacgcctcaccctgtggtgaggcgtgattacctcacgcccgcatGCCGGGAGAGGTATTTTTCCCCCATTTCCCACCTCAAAGCCTCGAAtggtattttcgtcctttcacggagatagaggtgggaaattgaggctatgtttaacaacatcctttaattataattttgtaattataatttaatatatattgaataTACCTTATTAAAAGTGCATTTATATGTAAAATTCTCAAAATTATTAAGTGCAAAACAGGCCTCAGTCTTGATCTTATTTGGGCTTTTAATTATTGGGTTTTGTGGGGGAGATTAGTGGAGTCAAACCCATCCACAACCCATTTCAGTTTCGGCATCTTCATTTCAGTCATATTCCTCTCTATTGTTCTCTTTCACCACCACTGTCAATGGAGGTCGCTACGGCAACTACCACGAGCTTGTCGCTCCACACTCGTATGTTAGCATCGACGCCGGCATCTTCACGGACCTCAAGCTCTACCCGAACATTatctttctcttcttcatcttcttctgtaAGAACTTCTCTCTCAACAAGCTTTGTCTCTCCCTTTTCCTGCGGCGGGAGTGTCACTGGCGATTTCTCCGGAATGAAGCTCCGACCCGAATGTCTCAATCCGGCATCAATTTCAAGTTCAAAAGGCAAAAGAAGTGTTGTCGCTATGGTAAGTTCACTCTTCAGTCTCTTTATCTTGTTATATGTCGCCCCTCTTGTGTTAGGTTTAGCTTGTTTCAATACGCAATCAATCACTTCTGGTACATTCCAGGTCTTCATTTGTAAAATGGATAAGGTTGTTGTTCTTTATATGAGTGTGCAGGCaatgtaattatattatttatggaATCAGTTAACTTGAAAATGCTTGGAACAATTTTTGGGTGAATTGAGAATCGTAGAATTTGCATAAACTAGTCAGAATTTTTAGGGGTTTCTACTCCTTGAAGCAGGAAAAGGGAACAAATTCTCTTCTCTACTAAATTTCTGTAATTTACCAATGATTTTAGGCCATTGAGGAAGTGATGTGGATAGGAATGCCGTCATTAATAAGTATATGTTTTCAAGTTCCTCATAATTTTATGTACTGAAGGTTTTTATTGCACGAGGAAAGTTAAGTAGTTCAGCACATGCAGTTTTGAAATTAGGAATTAGGTAGGTATCATAAGGGCCATGTTGCTGTCAACAATTCCTCTTCAGAACTTTATCTCACTTCCCTCACACGATTGACTAGAGGAAGGAGATGTGTTTATTTTAGACAACTAATTTCTTTGAGAATACAGTATATGGCAACTGATTCATAAAATGGACATACTCGTTCCCATCAAAGACGATTGCGCTCCAGAATGTTCAAGTTGTAGGTTTGTGGTTACAGCCTGGTCCTCTCCAAGTTATCTTTTTCCGTCAAGGAACTGACTTTGATGTTTGGATTGCCCCATGTGTTACTGTTTCTCCCTTCCCTTTCCCCATCTACTTAGAAACCATTTTTAACTGTGCTTAATGTGTCAATCTCATCAGCAGATCCGGAAGCATATATTTGGGAATTGTCACATAAATCAAGACTCTGGAATGTAACAGGTAGACTGGAAATGGAGAATAAAGGTGTTACAACTCATAGTGCCAGACAATTTGAGAAAATAGTTCATAGGAACTAGCATTTTGTGAAATTTCTTGCTAATCATTTTTAACTGTAAAtacttttattttgttaaaaaaaaaaatcatttcacACCATTTTATTGACTGAAGGACTGAAAACAGTTTCCTTTGTTTCCTATACTTCTCTTGGTTAATTTCCAACGTGAACCTTATACTACCAGCAGAAATGATCTTTATAGATTTGAAATGTTGTGATAATATTGATAAATCTAATCTGCTGAGTTAGATATTGCCGGTTTTGAGCTCATGATAAACTCCATATTTTCTCATGAATTGAGATATTTCTTGCTCATAAAATCTCTTACATTCTGCAAATACTTGTTCATTTATTTGCTGTTCTGTTTTGACAGGTTATTCCATATACTAGGGGAAGTGCATGGGAACAGCCTCCTCCAGATTTAGCATCATACCTGTACAGGAATCGGATTGTTTACTTAGGCATGTCTCTTGTTCCTTCTGTCACAGAGTTGATACTTGCAGAATTTCTGTACCTTCAGTATGAGGATGAAGAGAAGCCCATTTACCTCTATATAAACTCTACTGGAACAACGAAGGTTTGTCCATTTTATCTAGCTGTCCTTTTTCACATGGGTGTACATACACTATAGACTATAAAATTTTAATCTGTTCTAGGTATGACATGCTGGTggtttcataaattaaaatagtTGATATATCATATATGTTGTGAGGTTCATTATAGTCATGCTAGCAAGACTGTTTTTTCCGATTCTTGGTGTTCTTAGACTGCAAGTAGCATTCAC
The DNA window shown above is from Euphorbia lathyris chromosome 1, ddEupLath1.1, whole genome shotgun sequence and carries:
- the LOC136209360 gene encoding ATP-dependent Clp protease proteolytic subunit-related protein 4, chloroplastic gives rise to the protein MEVATATTTSLSLHTRMLASTPASSRTSSSTRTLSFSSSSSSVRTSLSTSFVSPFSCGGSVTGDFSGMKLRPECLNPASISSSKGKRSVVAMVIPYTRGSAWEQPPPDLASYLYRNRIVYLGMSLVPSVTELILAEFLYLQYEDEEKPIYLYINSTGTTKGGEKLGYETEAFAIYDVMGYVKPPIFTLCVGNAWGEAALLLAAGSKGNRSALPSSTIMIKQPIGKFQGQATDVEIARKEVNNVKAELVSLLAKHVGKTAEQIEADIGRPKYFNPAEAVEYGIIDKVVYNERSPEDRGVVSDLKKAQLI